The genomic window tgcctgctaaacatcagcatgataatattttcattgtgagcatgctgccaagtacagcctcacaaagcTGCTCGCAGGGCTGTAGATTCTCAGTCTTCGAACCAACTTTTGCAAGGCTTTCGTAAGTCTAAGGATGGTTGTTTTTCAAAGTGAGTGAAAAGTGAGTAAACTCTTCATCTCACACAGATATGTAACCTGGCTTATTAAACCTGGAGTCCTGGAGGACCCTTTCCATTAGTCTCATTCCCCATTTTCATCATCACCAACATCATCACAGCCAGCTCTCCTCCCCATAATCTCTTCACCAGTCTCCTACAGACTCTCCTGTGTCTTTTAGGTGCCTGTTGGTACAGAAACAGATGGCATGAACATCCTGGGTCTGGTGTTATTCGCCATGGTGTTTGGCGTGGCGCTGAGGAAACTGGGAGACGAGGGGGAGGAACTCATTCGTTTCTTCAATGCTTTCAACGAGGCCACCATGGTGCTGGTATCCTGGATCATGTGGTGAGTAGAATTGGATGCATATGGGGTTTTAAAGGGGTATTTATAGCATACATTTGGACTGAATTTGATTACAATTGTGATAATGTTCCAGTCAAACTTTTTTCCCTCTGCATTTTCTTCCTTGGTAAACTCTGTCCTCTTGTCTCTCTCAGGTATATCCCTTTTGGCATCATGTTCCTGGTTGGCAGTAAGATTGTGGAGATGGAAGATGTGGTTCTTCTGGTGACTAGTCTGGGAAAATATATCTTTGCTTCGATCCTGGGCCACATTATCCACGGAGGCATCGTCCTGCCCCTCATCTACTTCGGTTTCACACGCAAGAACCCTTTCAGTTTCCTTTCGGGCCTCATCACGCCCTTCACCACCGCCTTTGCTACCTGCTCCAGGTATAGTGTCACATCACAGGGTCCCTAATAAACTGTTGACTGTACCAAGATTTTTGAACACTTTCACCCTTTTCAGCTTTTACCTTTAGATTTAATCTTGACACACTGATTGTTTCTCTAGATCCACTACCAGGTGaaaatttacatttatacaCAAGAAAGTCAAAATCTGGCAGGTTGCCTTTAAATTTACTGAGCATATTCCTTCTCTGCAGAGGACACACCCTTTTCATTGCATAAGCTTTCCTCTTGTTCCACACTcaagaaaaatgtcaacttttcataattagtttttcaaaataactttacatgatcaaataaaaatatttataaaatataatatttggCCCAAACAATATTCCATGCACAATACAATTCTGTCAACCCATTCATAAAATTACCCAACAACATGGTCAAGAATCAATGATTTTTGTGCAGTGTAGCATAATCTAATCTAAAGAGGCCCTTATAGTCTCTGAGATGACATTCAATAGTTCTTTGCCAGGAAGCAGCACATTCATTGTTTTGAACTTCAAAGGAGGGCCATACATACCTTTTCAATGAACATTTCAGTTCATCAGTTGGATTTTGTAAtaccatattttcattttgatagCAGGAAAACCATTTTGCTCAGGCAGGTAAAATGTGCACATAATGTGCACAAAGTTGTAAAACTGTCTTTGCAAACTACAGAAACCGGAAAAGCTGTTGTGACCTGGAGCctgtttcaccaaatttgcaacCTAAGACAAATTCCTTTCCCCTTTTGATATGTTTATCGAATCAACAGAAACATCGTACATGCAACCCATGCATGAGCGTGTGAGAGCCCTGTAGGACTCGGAAATTGCTGATAGATATGCAAGTCTAACCCTGACAATCTTGCAATTGTGAAATGGGCCACTGGTTAACTGATCCTAACATTGTCATAATCCAATTAGGGCAATATGGACATTCTTATGGCTTATTTGGCATTAGTTTCATCTCAATGGCTGATAAAGAttcaatatttatatactgtatatattctgcttccaaaaatgtaaatatacaccAATAGAAAAatattctttgtctttttctcaccAGTTCAGCAACTCTTCCCTCTATGATAAAGTGTGTCGAGGAGAACAACGGTGTAGACAAACGAATCAGCCGCTTCATCCTTCCCATCGGGGCCACAGTTAACATGGACGGGGCAGCCATATTTCAGTGTATTGCTGCAGTCTTCATAGCTCAGCTCAACAATGCTGAGCTAAACGCCGGACAGATCTTCACAATCCTGTGAGTTCAGGCGATAAGACAACATTTCTGTTGCTTCTCTTATAGTGGTGTCAGTAGCAGTTGATCATTCATATGATAATTGCATTGTTTCTAGGGTTACAGCCACAGCCTCCAGTGTCGGTGCAGCAGGCATCCCAGCTGGCGGCATCATCACCATTGCCATCATCCTGGAGGCTATCGGCCTACCAACCAACGACCTGTCCCTCATGCTGGCTGTTGACTGGATTGTGTGAGTAAAGCCTGTGAACTCACTGACACTAAAACCTAGAAATACCGCCTTGTGGTTGTATGcctccgccaaccagtcaagttacatccatgtctgtccagactcatataatatttgtggTGAAGACGTGAAGgtatttaataaaaggtattaaatgtgtaaaatggaAGTTATCACTATATTGACATGTATGGTCCCAGTGAATAATTTCCAGTGAGAAACATGCTGTCTTCACTCAAAGACTATTTTTACAGAGGCATGCAGAGGACTGGTAGAGAGCTTCATCACATGGTGCAAcaataatcacctgaaactcaTTATCAGCAAAACCAGCTGAGCCTGTAGTGGACTACCAGAGGAACAGGAGGCCCCCTGTTCTGGTTGTCATCCATGGAGAGGAAGTGAAGAGGCTGGACTCATACAAATACCTTGAGAAAGCAAagtgcaaagaagctacaaattctaaaatgtggatgcttcacacaaatcttcaacccagcagcacagaagatctatacaatcaccagtttcaaggtgggcacccaagattagtgtcaccaataatatggtcacaatctccccttctctTCCTGAGTTATGGTGCTGAATAATGGCTAGagaagtgtttttgcagaacattatgatgtcacagtgaagttgacctttgacctttgggatataaaatgtcatcattttatcctattagacatttgtatGAAACGTTGTTATAATAAGTGTATCAATTCTTGAGTTATGGGCAAAAATGTGTTtcgtgaggtcacagtgacctttgacctttgactaccaaattctaatcagttcatccttgagttcaagtggatgtttgtgccagatgtaatgaaattccgTCCAGGCATTCCTGAAATATCGCCTTCACACTGCCTCTGACCACGGCTGTCCCCAGCGCAGaggcataaaaacaaaacaaaacaacatctgatcacgtatgcacacacattaccAACATCACTGCAAGCAAAACtagatcagtgtttcccaactGGAGGGGCAACAGGGGAGAAACAAAAGgtaaagagtaaaaaaatcactaatgtcagaccaaacacacaaacacatacacacacacacacacacacacacacacacacacacacacacacacacacacacacacaacagcaggtTAAACATGAACAAGCTGAAATCCATGACTGCTTTCTATCTGAAACAACGATCCTGCTTCATGTGACCCCATTTGGTGTAAAAGTCTGGCTTTTAAAACTCATTCCAGGGCTTCAACAAGTTCTCCAGTTTTGGAACATAAACATCTGAGTTTTGAAGATAAGACACTTGGCATTAAGCAGAGGGAGTCCTGTCACTATTGCTGCAAGTTCATGTCTATGCTGGTCAGGGCTGATAAGGAGTATGTTGtgctctttttttatattagttTAGCTTTTATGCCTCTGCACCAGTGATAGCTCGTCCCCTTCTCGTGAAggcgatatctcaggaacaccttcaggaaattatttcaaatttggcacaaatgttCACTTGGACTCAAGGGTGAACTGATTAGGGTTTGGTcatcagaggtcaaaggtcaaggtcactgtgacctctcaaaacacattttgggccataactcaagaatttatacactaattatgacaaagttttacacaaatgtctaatattataaaatgatgaagtgatggcATTTTATATctaaaaggtcaaaggtcagcttcactgtgacatcataatgttctgcaaaaacacttgtCTAGCCATTACTTAAATCCctaactcaggaacagaaggagagattgtgatcatatttcacatttggtcgaatactgaattggtgacactaatcttgggtgcccaccttgaaactgtggtgattgtatagatcttctgtgctgccaggATATGTGTGATATATGTGAAGTATCcacattttagaatttgtagcttctttgcagcaacatccatatctgaagctttgcctgctgtcatggctacaactttttttttactcagaaTCAGCGTCTTTGGCCAAGCATGtggacacatacagtacaaggaatttgactctgttttttgtttctctcaatGAACttacacactaatacacatatgtaaactgcaacttgactggttggcggaggCATACAAACGCAAGGCAATATTTCTAGTCTTAATGAAGAAATACTGCACATATGATTCCAAATAAGAGACTATTCTTGTGGATAAAATGCAGGTGAAATGCTCAAAATTCTCAGGTGAAAGTTGATCAATCTTAGGACTTTAAAGGTTAGGAGTTATTTTAAccatgaaatacattttgacatgtctgcTAAAAGTAGACcaatggttgtctgtctcttctgtcCACTTTGATTTATCTCTTTGTACAGGGATCGTACCACCACAGTGGTGAACGTGGAGGGCGACGCTCTAGGCGCTGGAATCCTTCACCACATCAACCAGCAGGAGATGAAGAAGCAGCCAGAGCAGCAAGAGGAGCTGGCGGAGGTCCGGGTGGAGGCGGTGGCCAATGTccaggcagaggaggagacctcGCCGCTTGTCACGCACCAAGCCAAAGCCTTAGCGGCCATGCCGGAAGCCATAGAGTCAGTCCTGTGAACTCAAGGAGACTTTTTTTCTTGCCCACTGACCTTCCGACACATCTATACTTCTGACGTTGCTGCTGATGGGACACCAACCTGACTTAATGTCCGTTCAAAAAAATGAGGCCACTGATGGTTTCACctgtgaagaaaaacaaagtgcgATAGTTCTAGTCTGTCTAGAGCAATGACAGTCTACAGTGCACCTTGTGCTGCTGATGTGCTTTTGAAATTCAGTCACTTCAGGCCAATTTCTCAATAGCTGGGTTTCCATCCAAGCATCTTAAAGTGGATTaggattaattaattaattagtgaATTAATTACTGAAATttgataattattcattttgcaAACAATATTgcaattttttgtatttttttaatcttgatttaaacattttgtgatAAACAGAGGTAGAAACACACTATgtgtaaaacatctgtaaaacattCCCGTGAATTCTGTTTGTCTCGCGTGTGAGATTCTCCAGGCCATTAGTTTATATGTTCATACATCATGAAGTACATTTGTTTATATCTTCAGACAGCAAATACAATTACCATCATTAACTATGGACCTCTAACAACTGACGAAATGCTGGACAGTGTCTGCCAaacttaattacattttaattacacgTTTAGGATGCCTGTGCAGTCACTTCAGCTTAGCCAGTGGAAatgtttgtatttgcatttcatttgttcAGCTCATTTGCTTTACAGCATATCAGCTGGATGGAAACAACAACTATATCtttcaaagtcaaataaagGGATGTTTAGTACCAGGTTTAAAATTGTTTATGCCATAATCCAGAGGGATGTTAAAAAGTTGTGCCCAGACTTGTGTTTGTTGACCGTCAGCAAACATTGTCAAACATTAATCCTTCAAATGACAAGTTAGGACATTGACCTATTTTGTACCAGCCTCTGGCAACCTATTTAACTAGTGACTCATTGGCCTATTATGGTAAAGCATGTCCAGTGTTGGACCATGTGACCATTGTGTTAACATGCATACATTGCCATTATGGCTTTACGTGGGAAAGACCACTATATCTCCCATCTTCCCACTGATCCTATTTATCCCTGAGTAAACAGAACTTTGTGTTATTTACATAACCGTGGTTCTCAGTTAACTGCAAACAGAATAATGTGCATTATGTTTCCTGTCTTAGTTTCTGAGCTGATATCTGCATTTTCCAAGCCTCTAATTTTGTAAAGGCAGCAGTCCATAATTACATTGGAAATTTGCTCCTGGAATCTGTGGTCAGGCGGCCACTTTCAACTAACTCTCAAAAATTGCATATATGCATCAGCCCTTTTTGAATTATACCCCTTAGTGCCACACATTTGTTCATGTTGGCATCATTCTTACTTATTTGTTACAAATACGTTAAGCCTAAACACTAATGTTCCCATAAAAGTAGCTAGTAGCTTTGTTGCTAAACACTTCTGAGGAATATGTCACCAGGGAGAGTGAAGTCTGTTTTGGGCTTTCTTTGCTAGCTAATAAGCCTAATAAGCTAATTATACGAAGCGATGATAACATGCAGCTACCAGTTAGCTACTACTGGTGCTATTTAGATTAAATTATGGTTAGCTAATCTGATGAtgcagctagctagctactgtactgtaagaaactaaacacaaagtcaaaaagatttattttatgatataaagatcagttcactgtcaaaaacagaacagaaatgcCCTTATCTGTTCATCCTGTTGAGATAGCAAAGTAGTAGCTGTGAAAATACAACTCACTAATGTTGCTTGACAGTCAACATGGccaccagaggatgaattgcATTGTTTGAAGGCTTCTTGGTGAACTAATGGGATACTGTTAAGACATAATTACTAGCTGTAATTACAGTTCATAGAACATTAGTGTGCAAGTACTGTAAACACACTTGTTTGCTTGACATCATGAAAACACTCCAGTCTCCTATTTACTAAAGAACAGACAGTTGACAGCAGGGTCAGTAGTTTCAGATGGTTTTGTTCTCAGCAAATCCATAAGGAATtcacttaaaaaacaaagattcaTAAAATGTTTACAGACAAATACTGGACCAAAATGCACAATGAGTTGACATCATATACTATATGTCATTATTTTGTGAATCCATCCTTTGATTTCGGAGAGATTTTTCTCAGTGGTGTGTCAGAGGCTTGCATCAAGAAATTAGCCTTCAGTGGAGGTTATGTGATGTTTgctatttgtattttaattgttttctgcATCTGAGGTGATGGCTCAGTGCATACCATGCTACAGTGCCTGAATCTTACCACCTCTAAGACCTCTgaattttttgttattttggtcAAATTTAAGGGTAGATATTAGCTCAGTAACTGATGACTTACAGCATACGTTTATGCAGTCAGTGTGATAAATTATCAGCTTTGTGGTTGCAGGATTATTTCAAAGGGAACATTGGTTGGTGCCATAATCATTGGCTCAATTGGTCAACTACTCCAAATTACTgccttgtgtttttaattgatcTTTGCTTTACATTATTTCGATAGGAACAGTAAGACTGGACTTGCACCGTGCCATAGTTGTTGTCCATGCTATATGATATAGTCTTTGACATGAAGGAAGCTGTGCCAAAGTGTTTGTGGTTTCCCCTTGTAGGACGGACAGGATGAGCCTGTGCTGTCCTCTAGTGGTGACAGGCATTAATGTGAAGGTTTAAAGGGCGATAGCATCTCAGAGCTTGGGtgaaacatttttctgtgtgtctgaaACACTTGTAAGTTCTCAGCTGGCTTTGTTGAATGATAAGTGTGGTAATATTTCCTATTTATTTGATCTACTATTTAGCATTCATAGGGAACAAAACGTAATGAGACTGCTCCAGTCTTGTGAGGCATGTGAAAGGAATTGAATTCATGTTGCTGTCACCTGATGTCTAAGATGCTCATAATGATGTGCTGGTTCTTTAGTGTATGCAGTGTTGGATCATGGTGTGCATGTTGAGACTGTCTGCTATAAGCAGGAAGTAAACTAGTGTGTTTGAAAATTTCTTACTCAACAACATCATCAGAGATTTCACAAGATGTCTTTTCTAAGCTAACAACTGCTCTAAAAACCTAAAGCAGAGTTTTATGACTAGAGTTTTGTTGAGTATATCTGGTACAATCACATGTAATTACAGGTAATGTGGTACATgtactatatacatatatatatatatttgatattcatttattataattattttaacctttctgtattatttgtattttcttctcttAACACTTTCCCTCAGTGTCAaaatttttattgttatgatacactttttaaatgaattcttACGCCAATGTTTCTGATAATCTGTTGTTAGAAATGTACTTTAatttttagtgtgtgtatgttggttGTTTTTGGAATAGCTGCTACCTTTCCTGTGCCATGTCACTGTCTAACACTGTACAGCTGCGTCTTTGCTGTTGATCCCACTGTCTGTCAACATTATATAAATTTTTCATGCAACCCAAATGAGAACACCACTGGGTTTTTTCTTCCTTATTGTTAGGTCATAGTATTACTCAGGGCATTATGGAGGAAGGTCCATCTTTGTCCTCACTTGTCAACAAAATCATCACTGAGCTTCATTGACAGTGAACGAAAAGGTGGAGTCAGTCAGGTGTGTTCGATGAACAGGATTTAATCTCTTTACCCTGAAGAAATCAAACAGTACCTCCCATCCAGTACATAGCACTATGACAGTTAAATCAATTGAATAACTTTATTCTGTATATAAAAAGCTGAATTTAGCAGGATTTATCCACAGCTACATCCTTGATACATGAAGCTACAGGGTTATAGTAAAACAAATCTCTTCAACAGCATCTTCTCAGTTATCACTTGAACACTGATCGCAGGCAGGTGAATGAAAAAGGGGAAGCTTTGTTTATCTTAAAGGAGTTCAAAAGCAAAATAAGGGTGTACTGTCCTTTAAAGGGTTTTGTAGAACCAGGCCCACAGTAATATTTGATGTTACACTATTAAAAAGGTAATCATTTTTCTGACATGTCTTACACATCAGTGTGGGGCTGATAAGGTTGTTGTCAGTGATTACTTGGTCTAGTGCTGACGtttctggatttttaaaattatttttgccTGAATTTTGAGCATTTTTCCTTATGTAGCAACTCAAACTTGCCAATGACAAATcttacataattattattattgatcatcatcatcttcatacatttttttaaaggaatctTCTGAAAGTAGATTATAAAAGCATAATTTAATTGATATTACTGTGGTTGCACATAGGCATGAAACATCCTCAGAAAGCACAGATTGGTTAGCATGAAAGACACAGTGTTATAATTTAGACCTCTATGTTGCACAAGCAACacaggtcaaaatgtctgctgtgagtTTAGTTTGGATGTTACAAGGTGCACAGTTGTTCTGAATGCAGTATAATCTCTGTGTCTGGCTTCAAGGCTTAATGAGGTTTTGACTTGAGGTGCACTTCAATTAAGTGCAGAAGGGCTTAAGCCTCACTGACTGCAAAAAGAGTGAATTTTAAAACAGGGGTTTCTCAGCCCTCTTGTCAGCCCATCTGCATATCAAGTGACCCCTGAAGACGTCCTAAACCCGAGGCTGAGAAATACTGATGTAAGTGTTCTGATGGGAACCTTTGGAGCCTTCCACGTGGATTATAAGGCAAAAACACTCCAGTCTTCAGAACATGAGAAAGGGTGGTGCCATTCATCTGATCAgcagaaaatgtacattttagaATATtgttcttttccattttccacaTTTAAGTTGTTGAGAAGGTAGTCTAAATTAGTTAGTCTATTTGTAACATATGCATACAAGTATGAATactgaaatgttgttgtgtcaaACTCCCAGGCAGTGCACAATACAAGtacaagaaataaataaagcttggttaatatttacaaaaactATACCTGTATCTGTGAATGGAAGCTCcaccaataaaacaataaaaaaaaaaaaactattgatgaAGAGCAAAAGTGTAAAGATGGTTGTAAAGTGAACAGTAGATAAGCTGACAACAGTATTTAAATAGCAGTTGTGCAAAATATAGAAGTGATTAGAGCAAAATG from Thunnus maccoyii chromosome 14, fThuMac1.1, whole genome shotgun sequence includes these protein-coding regions:
- the slc1a4 gene encoding neutral amino acid transporter A isoform X1, translated to MENKSEINGHAMPGSASTDRILDKSGQKSCREKLMEFLSKNLLVIMTVSGVLVGVGLGMMVRNMNLTKAQMTYFAFPGEMLLRMLKMIILPLVVCSLVSGAASLDTRSLGKLGGIAVAYFLVTTLIASGIGVALAFIIKPGVGAGALNTNSLGLESVSSDKETADSFLDLARNLFPANLVAAAFRSYATDYKMVAVGNDTNGTTLYQKVPVGTETDGMNILGLVLFAMVFGVALRKLGDEGEELIRFFNAFNEATMVLVSWIMWYIPFGIMFLVGSKIVEMEDVVLLVTSLGKYIFASILGHIIHGGIVLPLIYFGFTRKNPFSFLSGLITPFTTAFATCSSSATLPSMIKCVEENNGVDKRISRFILPIGATVNMDGAAIFQCIAAVFIAQLNNAELNAGQIFTILVTATASSVGAAGIPAGGIITIAIILEAIGLPTNDLSLMLAVDWIVDRTTTVVNVEGDALGAGILHHINQQEMKKQPEQQEELAEVRVEAVANVQAEEETSPLVTHQAKALAAMPEAIESVL
- the slc1a4 gene encoding neutral amino acid transporter A isoform X2 → MFRWVHHIAQNLFPANLVAAAFRSYATDYKMVAVGNDTNGTTLYQKVPVGTETDGMNILGLVLFAMVFGVALRKLGDEGEELIRFFNAFNEATMVLVSWIMWYIPFGIMFLVGSKIVEMEDVVLLVTSLGKYIFASILGHIIHGGIVLPLIYFGFTRKNPFSFLSGLITPFTTAFATCSSSATLPSMIKCVEENNGVDKRISRFILPIGATVNMDGAAIFQCIAAVFIAQLNNAELNAGQIFTILVTATASSVGAAGIPAGGIITIAIILEAIGLPTNDLSLMLAVDWIVDRTTTVVNVEGDALGAGILHHINQQEMKKQPEQQEELAEVRVEAVANVQAEEETSPLVTHQAKALAAMPEAIESVL